One window from the genome of Neospora caninum Liverpool complete genome, chromosome VI encodes:
- a CDS encoding putative cell surface glycoprotein, related produces the protein MHPGVLENMPVQQPSPIVRLVHKWREAGQAIEAALGTRPPPPPPSSGSPSSSTGARTPYRHLSILVPIAPASHATGAPTVIPSSSTASSSATPASSGAEAAFPFITTALRAPPQAPTGAPPAPSHVPTGAPTPTPHVPTGAPTETPSSVSTGAPTETPSSVSTGAPTPPAHDPTGAPTPTPHVPTGAPTPPAHDPTGAPTPPAHVPTGAPTPTPHVPTGAPTETPSSVSTGVPAPPLVTGSRKRKVRSPWLGPPKKRVSPAPTSAPTASLVSTRAPSPPTPPTEPRP, from the exons ATATGCCTGTGCAGCAACCTTCGCCGATCGTAAGACTCGTCCACAAATGGC GTGAGGCTGGCCAAGCGATAGAAGCTGCCTTGGGTACCcggccgcctcctcccccgCCCTCCTCCGGAAGTCCTTCCTCCTCCACCGGGGCCCGGACCCCGTATCGTCATCTCTCTATCCTCGTCCCCATTGCGCCTGCGTCTCATGCTACCGGTGCCCCGACAGTGattccttcctcctccaccgcgtcttcttctgcgactcctgcctcttccggCGCCGAAGCAGCATTTCCGTTTATCACCACTGCCCTAAGAGCGCCTCCTCAGGCCCCCACCGGCGCCCCACCAGCCCCTTCCCATGTCCCCACCGGCGCCCCAACACCGACTCCTCATGTCCCCACCGGCGCCCCGACTGAGAcgccgtcctctgtctccacaGGCGCCCCGACTGAGAcgccgtcctctgtctccaccGGCGCCCCAACACCGCCTGCTCATGACCCCACCGGCGCCCCAACACCGACTCCTCATGTCCCCACCGGCGCCCCAACACCGCCTGCTCATGACCCCACCGGCGCCCCAACACCGCCTGCTCATGTCCCCACCGGCGCCCCAACACCGACTCCTCATGTCCCCACCGGCGCCCCGACTGAGAcgccgtcctctgtctccacaGGCGTTCCTGCCCCTCCGTTGGTCACAGGTTCCCGTAAAAGAAAAGTTCGTTCTCCCTGGCTGGGCCCTCCTAAAAAGCGGGTTTCTCCTGCCCCGACAAGCGCCCCAACcgcgtctcttgtctctacccgcgctccgtctccgccta CCCCCCCCACTGAGCCTCGACCATAG
- a CDS encoding Histone H4, related translates to MSGRGKGGKGLGKGGAKRHRKVLRDNIQGITKPAIRRLARRGGVKRISGLIYEEIRGVLKVFLENIIKDSVTYTEHARRKTVTAMDIVYSLKRQGRTLYGFGG, encoded by the coding sequence ATGTCGGGCCGAGGCAAGGGCGGAAAGGGTTTGGGAaagggaggcgcgaagcgtCACCGCAAGGTGTTGCGCGATAACATCCAGGGTATTACGAAGCCGGCTATCCGCCGTCTGGCGCGTCGTGGTGGTGTGAAGCGTATTTCTGGTCTCATTTACGAAGAGATCCGTGGTGTCTTGAAGGTGTTCCTTGAGAACATCATCAAGGACTCCGTCACCTACACGGAGCATGCCCGCAGAAAGACCGTCACCGCCATGGATATCGTCTACTCCCTCAAGCGCCAGGGCAGAACCCTGTACGGTTTCGGTGGTTAA